One genomic window of Caballeronia sp. SBC1 includes the following:
- a CDS encoding TauD/TfdA family dioxygenase translates to MKVVRLTACIGAEVSGVSLGDASRDASLFAEIKALLLKHRVLFFRDQDISRKEHVAFARRFGKLEDHPVAESDPENPGLVQIYRSEQKNPYENNYHSDGLWRPNPSMGAVLRCIECPEVGGDTIWVNMVEAYKQLPEDIKKRIEGLRAKSSIEHSFGAAMDLEERRKLAAQNPEVEHPVVRTHPETGEKILYVSSFTTHFANYHTAENVRYGLDKTPGASLLLSYLQSQASIPEYQVRFRWKPNSIAVWDNRPTQHYAVMDYWPAPRKMERAGIEGDKPY, encoded by the coding sequence ATGAAAGTAGTAAGGCTGACCGCTTGCATTGGTGCCGAGGTGTCCGGCGTGAGCTTGGGGGATGCGTCTCGAGATGCATCGCTGTTCGCCGAAATCAAGGCTCTTTTGCTTAAGCACCGAGTCCTCTTTTTTCGAGATCAGGATATCTCTCGGAAAGAGCATGTCGCCTTTGCGCGCCGTTTCGGGAAACTGGAAGATCATCCAGTTGCGGAGAGCGATCCGGAAAACCCGGGCCTCGTGCAGATCTATCGATCGGAACAAAAGAATCCTTACGAAAACAACTATCACAGCGACGGACTTTGGCGGCCGAACCCATCCATGGGCGCCGTGCTGCGCTGCATCGAGTGTCCAGAGGTTGGGGGCGACACCATCTGGGTCAACATGGTCGAGGCTTATAAGCAATTACCAGAAGACATCAAGAAGCGCATCGAGGGATTGAGAGCAAAAAGCAGCATTGAGCACTCGTTCGGTGCGGCAATGGATCTGGAGGAGCGACGAAAACTGGCGGCGCAGAATCCGGAGGTGGAGCACCCTGTCGTGCGGACGCACCCAGAGACTGGCGAAAAGATTCTATACGTCAGCAGCTTCACGACGCATTTTGCCAACTACCACACAGCTGAGAATGTGCGTTACGGTTTAGACAAGACACCGGGTGCGAGCCTTCTGCTGAGTTATCTGCAGAGCCAGGCATCGATCCCTGAGTATCAGGTTCGTTTCCGGTGGAAACCGAACAGTATTGCAGTCTGGGACAACCGGCCAACGCAGCATTACGCGGTAATGGACTATTGGCCGGCCCCGCGCAAGATGGAGCGCGCAGGAATCGAAGGCGATAAACCATACTGA
- a CDS encoding BON domain-containing protein has protein sequence MKTMNGFRVALGVAIAAVSISAWAQEGASVGASAGTAVTASGGMTAKAARQANRALRRKVYAALAKHKEIDAGDISITAKGGAVMISGTVPEASQINTVAEVAKGVAGVTSVTSKLMVQRPFGQ, from the coding sequence ATGAAAACGATGAATGGATTCAGGGTGGCACTCGGCGTTGCGATCGCTGCGGTGTCGATCAGCGCGTGGGCGCAGGAGGGCGCGTCGGTGGGGGCATCGGCTGGCACGGCGGTGACAGCATCCGGCGGTATGACGGCCAAAGCCGCGCGGCAGGCGAATCGCGCGCTACGGCGCAAGGTGTATGCGGCACTCGCGAAGCACAAGGAGATCGACGCGGGCGATATCAGCATCACCGCGAAAGGCGGTGCGGTGATGATCAGCGGCACGGTCCCGGAGGCGTCGCAGATCAACACTGTCGCCGAGGTCGCGAAGGGCGTCGCGGGTGTGACATCGGTCACCAGCAAGCTCATGGTGCAGCGGCCGTTCGGCCAGTAG
- a CDS encoding GntR family transcriptional regulator: MARNKTQNLPDLSSLLTPKNSLMLAVERAVLRGQDWASASVPIAEQIAARLAGVITLDLVKPGQRLLEKDISEVLHVSRAPVREAMRILERDRLVEFQARRGAIVTAPDENELRDIFRVRSVLYVTMLEQVARESPSELDALLAAHMPRLAKAAEESIDAYAVESFLLNFTTVDLCRNRLLVDVLHSISLRTLRYVRLGFVTTPQSVRTSLKVWRALQKAAIKRDNELLLSLAASRLDDARETAIRAIAGKPADSRLARGPKAAQPKVAATSLL; this comes from the coding sequence ATGGCTCGAAATAAAACGCAAAACCTTCCCGATCTTTCCTCGCTCCTTACGCCCAAGAATTCACTGATGTTGGCAGTCGAGAGGGCAGTGCTGCGCGGGCAGGACTGGGCGTCTGCCTCGGTGCCGATTGCCGAGCAGATCGCTGCCCGGCTGGCCGGGGTCATTACGCTTGACCTGGTGAAGCCGGGGCAACGATTGCTGGAGAAAGATATCAGTGAGGTGTTGCACGTCAGCCGTGCTCCAGTGCGCGAAGCGATGCGTATACTGGAGCGGGACCGCCTGGTCGAGTTTCAGGCCAGACGCGGGGCGATCGTCACGGCGCCCGACGAGAATGAGCTTCGGGACATTTTTCGCGTGCGCAGCGTGCTTTACGTCACGATGTTGGAGCAGGTGGCGCGCGAAAGCCCGTCCGAGCTCGATGCGCTACTTGCCGCGCATATGCCCAGGCTAGCCAAGGCGGCCGAGGAGTCGATAGACGCCTATGCCGTGGAAAGCTTTCTTCTGAATTTCACCACGGTCGATCTCTGCCGCAACCGGCTTCTGGTTGATGTCCTGCACTCCATCTCATTGCGAACCTTGCGCTATGTTCGGCTAGGATTTGTGACTACGCCTCAATCGGTTCGCACATCTTTAAAAGTCTGGCGCGCGCTCCAGAAGGCCGCGATCAAACGGGACAACGAACTACTGCTTTCCCTTGCAGCTTCGCGCCTGGACGACGCCAGGGAAACTGCTATTCGCGCGATCGCTGGCAAACCTGCGGACAGTCGGCTTGCACGTGGCCCAAAGGCAGCGCAACCCAAAGTAGCGGCTACCTCTTTATTGTGA